The Hydrogenispora ethanolica nucleotide sequence GTCACCGAATTATTCGCCTGAGCCCGCCGGAACGGCCCGGGTGCCAACATAAAACCGCATCGACTCCGTTTTCCCACAGCGGCTTCATCCGCCGGACCATTTTCGGCGACGGGAGCCGCTGTTTCGTTTTTCCAGCATTTGACCCGGGTTTATCACCGCTATTTTTGACAAAATTAAGATAAACATATATAATGTTTATATAATTAGCGAACGAATTATAATTAAGTCTATAAAATTATACTTCGATTACCAAACGCAAATGCATCTACGGAAAGGCGGAAACGATCATGAGGATAACGGTATTTAACGGGAGTCCCCGCGCGGAACGGAGCAACACCCATGTGATGGTCCGGGAATTCTTGGCGGGGGCTCAAGCGGCCGGCGCCGCAGTGGACAATGTTTTTTTGATTCACCAAAATATTGGGCACTGTACCGGCTGCTTTTCCTGTTGGTTCAAAACGCCGGGCCGCTGCGTCCTTGACGATGACATGAGCGGCCTGCTGGAAAAGTATGTGTCGTCCGATATCATCGCTTTGGCGACGCCCGTTTACACCTGGGATATGACCGCCGCGCTTAAAAATTTCGTCGATCGCCTGATTCCTTTGCGTTGCCCTATCGCCAACCAGTCCGGGGAAAATTATGATATGAAAGCGCGCGTCAAGTTTCCCGAGGCGGTTGTCATCGCCAACTGTGGCTTTCCCGGCGCGAATAATTTTGCGACACTCAAGGAAGTGGTCAAACCGTGCCGCCCCCTATTGGAGATTTACCGGAATTGCGGTAATTTGCTGAAAACGAACCATGCTGAGTTAAAAACCACGGTCGATGAATATTTGCGTTATGTCCGGGAAGCCGGTTCCGAGATCGCGGCCAGCGGGAAGGTATCCGAACTTACAAAGGCAAAACTGGAGATGGAGCTGATCCGCCCCGAGGAATATGTCAAAATGATGAGACTGTAAAAAGGCAGCCGCTTCCGACTGACCGGCTGCGCCAGCCGGAAGCGGATATGAATGGCGCTGAATTTAAAAAGAGAGCTGAATGAAAAATTAGGAATTTAGAGTCGAAAAGATCATGGAACGGAACTTGCAAAATTGGGGAATGAGTTTCAGAGACGGTGAAGAAGGAGGGTTTCCCTTTTAAGGGGTAGGGTCGCAAAAAGATAAATCGATATCCAGTCGGGGTTCATTTGTGATTTATTTTTCCGGCCAGATAATCGATGGATACTTGGAAAAAATCGGCGATTTTCGCCACGATATTGATTCCCGGTTCCCGCTGGTTTTTTTCGTAACGGCTGATAACTTGTTTGCTGGTCGATATTTGATCGGCCAATTGCTCCTGGGTCAGCTGATTCTCTTCTCTGAGCTCTTTTAGGCGCTGCGCGAAAACCTCTTGGGGCTTCAAATTTCTCACCATTCAACCAATCGCCTTCAGATTGGATATCATCGCCCCAAATGCGGTGGCGGTTTTTTGTATTGCACGCGACAAAAGTCAAAAGGAGAGGAGATCAGTCTTTTTCATCGCTATTCCCTAATAAGTAGTCAATCGATACTTCGAAGAACTTGGCGATCCGTACTAGATCAGAATAGGCTGGTTCATTCTCGTTTTTCTCATACTTCGAAATCGTTTGCTTAATAAAACCCAATTCTTTCCCAACTTGCTCAAGGGTCAGATTTTTCTCTTCCCTTAATTGTTTAAACCTTGCTCCAAAAGTGGTGGGTGTTTTCAAAATGAATGACTCCCTTCCGCGTTCAGTATAGCAATTATAGTATGGGTTGATAAGTTCAATGCCTTTTTGATGGGTCTCTTCGTTAAAATATTAGGAACTTTTTATAGAAAATGGAAAGATTTATCTTGACAGTCTATCAATCATAGACTTATGATAAGAATATAGTCTATGGATCGGAGACAAAAGTATTGGAAATGGAAGTACATATTGATGCGCTACCGACATTACGCTTACTTTCTCAATCGGCCTGTATCAAACATCGCCATGATGAGACATAATGCCTGGCAACTTTCTTTTTGACCATCGATTTTGCAATAAGTTTTTGGCCACGAAATAATTGTAGCATATTTCTTTGATTCATGAGTTTGCAAGTTCGCTTTTGCGCGCTAATTGAACTCAATTTCGTTCCTGTGATGGCTTATATCTTGTAAACCTCTCAATACGTTGCATACGAAAATAAATGGATGAAGCATATAGGAGGGTTTATAATGCTGAACAGTGACAGTCAAGGCATTCAGAAATTTATCCTCGAACGGCTGGTTAAAATCCATGACGAACTGCTTATTCATGACCAAGAGTTTCGCGAACTTGGAGAAAAACCTCGTGAGATTTTGAACCAGCTCAGCGCTAAGCTGCCGCCAGAAGATAGCCAGTTACTGGATGAATACGATAGTGAACGGATGGCACAAATGAACCGCCAGGATGAGCTTATTTACAGTGAAGCGTTGATGGATGGGATTTTGTTTGGCTACTGGGTGGCTCTGGTGGGCCGGGGGATGGGGAAAATCAATATTTGATCAGTTTTCCTCGTATCAAGATAGCTATTATTCACTTTGTGAATAACGGATCTTTTTTAGTGACTGAAAGAGCTCATTCAGTCGCTCAGCAAGCTCGTTTTGTGAATAAGAGAGCTTGCTCAGTCGTTCAGCGAGCTCTTTTTGTGGATGAGCAAGCTGGTTTTGTGAATCAGTGAGCTCGCTCAGTCGCTCGGCAAGCTCGCTCAGTCGCTCGGCAAGCTCGCTCAGTCGCTCGGCAAGCTCGCTCAGTCGCTCGGCAAGCTCGCTCAGTCGCTCGGCAAGCTCGCTTTGTGGATAAGCAAGCTTGTTTTGTGAATGGGAGAGCTCGCTCAGTCGTTCAGCAAGCTCTTTTTGTGAATAAACGATCGGCTCTGTCAAGCGATTTGTTTCTGCGGATAAACGGTTCCGTTTAACGCGGTTAATGGTTTTGGCTGTGGATAAATCACATTCCAATGGAGTCCTAAACCCCTTTCCATTAAATTTCGGGATGATCCGTGAAGGATGAGCCCCCGCGGGTATGGAATAATCATAGATTAACCGAAACCATGATCGACAGGACAACGCTATGCCAGGAGGCACCCGAACGTGCGCAAATTCCGCTCGGAACTGATGCTCTATTTTCTCTTGCTCATCCTGATTCTGCTCGCGACCGTGGGCGGCCTCCAGTACAGCTGG carries:
- a CDS encoding flavodoxin family protein, translated to MRITVFNGSPRAERSNTHVMVREFLAGAQAAGAAVDNVFLIHQNIGHCTGCFSCWFKTPGRCVLDDDMSGLLEKYVSSDIIALATPVYTWDMTAALKNFVDRLIPLRCPIANQSGENYDMKARVKFPEAVVIANCGFPGANNFATLKEVVKPCRPLLEIYRNCGNLLKTNHAELKTTVDEYLRYVREAGSEIAASGKVSELTKAKLEMELIRPEEYVKMMRL
- a CDS encoding helix-turn-helix domain-containing protein, with amino-acid sequence MVRNLKPQEVFAQRLKELREENQLTQEQLADQISTSKQVISRYEKNQREPGINIVAKIADFFQVSIDYLAGKINHK
- a CDS encoding helix-turn-helix domain-containing protein; this translates as MKTPTTFGARFKQLREEKNLTLEQVGKELGFIKQTISKYEKNENEPAYSDLVRIAKFFEVSIDYLLGNSDEKD